A window from Macaca thibetana thibetana isolate TM-01 chromosome 7, ASM2454274v1, whole genome shotgun sequence encodes these proteins:
- the NEDD8 gene encoding NEDD8: MLIKVKTLTGKEIEIDIEPTDKVERIKERVEEKEGIPPQQQRLIYSGKQMNDEKTAADYKILGATEWFKKKTNS; this comes from the exons ACGCTGACCGGAAAGGAGATTGAGATTGACATTGAACCTACAGACAAG GTGGAGCGGATCAAGGAGCGtgtggaggagaaagagggaatcccccCACAACAGCAGAGGCTCATCTACAGTGGCAAACAGAT GAATGATGAGAAGACAGCAGCTGATTACAAGATTTTAGGGGCGACAGAGtggttcaaaaaaaaaacaaactcctaa
- the MDP1 gene encoding magnesium-dependent phosphatase 1 — protein MARLPKLAVFDLDYTLWPFWVDTHVDPPFHKSSDGTVRDRRGQDVRLYPEVPEVLKRLQSLGVPGAAASRTSEIEGANQLLELFDLIRYFVHREIYPGSKVTHFERLQQKTGIPFSQMIFFDDERRNIVDVSKLGVTCIHIQNGMNLQTLSQGLETFAKAQTGP, from the exons ATGGCGCGGCTACCGAAGCTGGCAGTCTTTGATTTGG aTTACACTCTCTGGCCTTTCTGGGTCGACACGCACGTGGACCCTCCGTTCCATAAGAGCAG TGATGGAACTGTACGAGATAGGCGGGGCCAAGACGTCCGACTGTACCCAGAGGTGCCTGAGGTCCTAAAACGATTGCAGAGTCTTGGGGTGCCCGGTGCGGCTGCTTCAAG GACAAGTGAGATAGAAGGGGCCAACCAGCTACTGGAGCTCTTTGACCTCATCAGGTACTTTGTTCATCGGGAAATCTATCCAGGCAGCAAAGTCACACACTTTGAGAG GTTGCAGCAGAAGACTGGAATTCCTTTCTCCCAGATGATCTTCTTCGATGATGAGAGGCGGAATATTGTAGACGTCAGCAAACTGG GTGTTACCTGCATTCATATCCAGAATGGAATGAATCTTCAAACTCTAAGTCAAGGGTTAGAGACATTTGCAAAGGCCCAAACTGGGCCTTGA
- the CHMP4A gene encoding charged multivesicular body protein 4a isoform X2, with amino-acid sequence MSGLGRLFGKGKKEKGPTPEEAIQKLKETEKILIKKQEFLEQKIQQELQTAKKYGTKNKRAALQALRRKKRFEQQLAQTDGTLSTLEFQREAIENATTNAEVLRTMELAAQGMKKAYQDMDIDKVDELMTDITEQQEVAQQISDAISRPMGFGDDVDEDELLEELELLEQEELAQELLSVGDKEEEPPVKLPSVPSTHLPAEPAPKADEDEEALKQLADCSETTMGEGHQEHTQERG; translated from the exons ATGAGTGGTCTCGGCAGGCTCTTCGGGAAGG GTAAGAAGGAGAAGGGGCCAACCCCTGAAGAAGCAATACagaaactgaaggagacagagaagataCTGATCAAGAAACAGGAATTTTTGGAGCAGAAGATTCAACAGGAGCTACAAACAGCCAAGAAGTATGGGACCAAGAATAAGAGAG CTGCCCTACAGGCTTTGCGGAGGAAGAAAAGATTCGAACAGCAGCTGGCACAAACTGACGGGACTTTATCCACCCTGGAGTTTCAGCGTGAGGCCATTGAGAATGCCACCACCAATGCAGAAGTCCTTCGTACCATGGAGCTTGCTGCCCAAGGCATGAAGAAAGCCTACCAGGACAT GGACATTGACAAGGTAGATGAACTGATGACTGACATCACAGAACAACAGGAGGTGGCCCAGCAGATCTCAGATGCCATTTCTCGGCCTATGGGCTTTGGAGATGATGTGGATGAG GATGAACTGCTGGAGGAGCTAGAGTTGCTGGAACAGGAGGAATTGGCCCAGGAGTTGTTAAGTGTGGGCGACAAGGAGGAAGAACCCCCAGTCAAATTGCCTAGTGTACCTTCTACTCATCTGCCGGCAGAGCCAG CTCCCAAAGCGGATGAAGATGAAGAAGCACTAAAGCAGTTGGCTGA CTGCAGTGAAACAACAATGGGAGAGGGGCATCAAGAACATACACAAGAACGTGGCTGA
- the CHMP4A gene encoding charged multivesicular body protein 4a isoform X1 yields MSGLGRLFGKGKKEKGPTPEEAIQKLKETEKILIKKQEFLEQKIQQELQTAKKYGTKNKRAALQALRRKKRFEQQLAQTDGTLSTLEFQREAIENATTNAEVLRTMELAAQGMKKAYQDMDIDKVDELMTDITEQQEVAQQISDAISRPMGFGDDVDEDELLEELELLEQEELAQELLSVGDKEEEPPVKLPSVPSTHLPAEPAPKADEDEEALKQLAEWVS; encoded by the exons ATGAGTGGTCTCGGCAGGCTCTTCGGGAAGG GTAAGAAGGAGAAGGGGCCAACCCCTGAAGAAGCAATACagaaactgaaggagacagagaagataCTGATCAAGAAACAGGAATTTTTGGAGCAGAAGATTCAACAGGAGCTACAAACAGCCAAGAAGTATGGGACCAAGAATAAGAGAG CTGCCCTACAGGCTTTGCGGAGGAAGAAAAGATTCGAACAGCAGCTGGCACAAACTGACGGGACTTTATCCACCCTGGAGTTTCAGCGTGAGGCCATTGAGAATGCCACCACCAATGCAGAAGTCCTTCGTACCATGGAGCTTGCTGCCCAAGGCATGAAGAAAGCCTACCAGGACAT GGACATTGACAAGGTAGATGAACTGATGACTGACATCACAGAACAACAGGAGGTGGCCCAGCAGATCTCAGATGCCATTTCTCGGCCTATGGGCTTTGGAGATGATGTGGATGAG GATGAACTGCTGGAGGAGCTAGAGTTGCTGGAACAGGAGGAATTGGCCCAGGAGTTGTTAAGTGTGGGCGACAAGGAGGAAGAACCCCCAGTCAAATTGCCTAGTGTACCTTCTACTCATCTGCCGGCAGAGCCAG CTCCCAAAGCGGATGAAGATGAAGAAGCACTAAAGCAGTTGGCTGAGTGGGTATCCTGA
- the CHMP4A gene encoding charged multivesicular body protein 4a isoform X3 — protein sequence MSGLGRLFGKGKKEKGPTPEEAIQKLKETEKILIKKQEFLEQKIQQELQTAKKYGTKNKRAALQALRRKKRFEQQLAQTDGTLSTLEFQREAIENATTNAEVLRTMELAAQGMKKAYQDMDIDKVDELMTDITEQQEVAQQISDAISRPMGFGDDVDEDELLEELELLEQEELAQELLSVGDKEEEPPVKLPSVPSTHLPAEPAAVKQQWERGIKNIHKNVAEMMECRI from the exons ATGAGTGGTCTCGGCAGGCTCTTCGGGAAGG GTAAGAAGGAGAAGGGGCCAACCCCTGAAGAAGCAATACagaaactgaaggagacagagaagataCTGATCAAGAAACAGGAATTTTTGGAGCAGAAGATTCAACAGGAGCTACAAACAGCCAAGAAGTATGGGACCAAGAATAAGAGAG CTGCCCTACAGGCTTTGCGGAGGAAGAAAAGATTCGAACAGCAGCTGGCACAAACTGACGGGACTTTATCCACCCTGGAGTTTCAGCGTGAGGCCATTGAGAATGCCACCACCAATGCAGAAGTCCTTCGTACCATGGAGCTTGCTGCCCAAGGCATGAAGAAAGCCTACCAGGACAT GGACATTGACAAGGTAGATGAACTGATGACTGACATCACAGAACAACAGGAGGTGGCCCAGCAGATCTCAGATGCCATTTCTCGGCCTATGGGCTTTGGAGATGATGTGGATGAG GATGAACTGCTGGAGGAGCTAGAGTTGCTGGAACAGGAGGAATTGGCCCAGGAGTTGTTAAGTGTGGGCGACAAGGAGGAAGAACCCCCAGTCAAATTGCCTAGTGTACCTTCTACTCATCTGCCGGCAGAGCCAG CTGCAGTGAAACAACAATGGGAGAGGGGCATCAAGAACATACACAAGAACGTGGCTGAAATGATGGAATGCAGAATCTAA
- the TSSK4 gene encoding testis-specific serine/threonine-protein kinase 4 isoform X2: MGKGDVVEAAPTTTAYHSIMDEYGYEVGKVIGNGSYGTVYEAFYTKQKVMVAVKIISKKKASDDYLNKFLPREIQVMKVLRHKYLINFYQAIETTSRVYIILELAQGGDVLEWIQRYGACSEPLAGKWFSQLTLGIAYLHSKSIVHRDLKLENLLLDKRENVKISDFGFAKMVPSNQPVGRSSSYRQVNCFSHLSQTYCGSFAYACPEILLGLPYNPFLSDTWSMGVILYTLMVARLPFDDTNLKKLLRETQKEVTFPANHTISQECKNLIHQMLHQATKRATILDIIKDPWVLKFQHEQPTHEIRLLETMCQLHNTTKHHQSLEITT, translated from the exons ATGGGGAAGGGAGATGTCGTAGAGGCAGCACCAACCACCACAGCCTACCACTCCATCATGGATGAATATGGTTATGAGGTGGGCAAGGTCATTGGCAATGGCTCCTATGGGACAGTATATGAGGCTTTCTACACAAAGCAGAAGGTCATGGTGGCAGTCAAGATCATATCAAAGAAGAAGGCCTCTGATGACTATCTTAACAAGTTCCTGCCCCGTGAGATACAG GTAATGAAAGTCTTGCGGCACAAGTACCTCATCAACTTCTATCAGGCCATTGAGACCACATCTCGAGTATACATCATTCTGGAGCTGGCTCAGGGTGGTGACGTCCTTGAATGGATCCAGCGCTACGGGGCCTGCTCTGAGCCCCTTGCTGGCAAGTGGTTCTCCCAGCTGACCCTGGGCATTGCCTACCTGCACAGCAAGAGCATCGTGCACCG GGACTTAAAGTTGGAGAATCTGTTGCTGGACAAGCGGGAGAATGTGAAGATATCAGACTTTGGCTTCGCCAAGATGGTGCCTTCTAACCAGCCTGTGGGTCGTAGCTCTTCTTACCGCCAAGTGAACTgcttttcccacctcagccagaCTTACTGTGGCAGCTTTGCTTATGCTTGCCCGGAGATCTTACTAGGCTTGCCCTACAACCCTTTCCTGTCTGACACCTGGAGCATGGGCGTCATCCTTTACACGCTAATGGTCGCCCGTCTGCCCTTTGATGACACCAATCTGAAAAAGCTGCTGAGAGAGACTCAGAAGGAGGTCACTTTCCCAGCTAACCATACCATCTCCCAGGAGTGCAAG AACCTGATCCACCAGATGCTACACCAAGCCACTAAGCGTgccaccattctggacatcatcAAGGATCCCTGGGTGCTCAAATTCCAGCATGAACAACCCACCCATGAGATCAGGCTGCTAGAGACCATGTGCCAGCTCCACAACACCACTAAACATCACCAATCCTTGGAAATTACGACCTGA
- the TSSK4 gene encoding testis-specific serine/threonine-protein kinase 4 isoform X1: protein MGKGDVVEAAPTTTAYHSIMDEYGYEVGKVIGNGSYGTVYEAFYTKQKVMVAVKIISKKKASDDYLNKFLPREIQVMKVLRHKYLINFYQAIETTSRVYIILELAQGGDVLEWIQRYGACSEPLAGKWFSQLTLGIAYLHSKSIVHRLMPSLSAAGRDLKLENLLLDKRENVKISDFGFAKMVPSNQPVGRSSSYRQVNCFSHLSQTYCGSFAYACPEILLGLPYNPFLSDTWSMGVILYTLMVARLPFDDTNLKKLLRETQKEVTFPANHTISQECKNLIHQMLHQATKRATILDIIKDPWVLKFQHEQPTHEIRLLETMCQLHNTTKHHQSLEITT from the exons ATGGGGAAGGGAGATGTCGTAGAGGCAGCACCAACCACCACAGCCTACCACTCCATCATGGATGAATATGGTTATGAGGTGGGCAAGGTCATTGGCAATGGCTCCTATGGGACAGTATATGAGGCTTTCTACACAAAGCAGAAGGTCATGGTGGCAGTCAAGATCATATCAAAGAAGAAGGCCTCTGATGACTATCTTAACAAGTTCCTGCCCCGTGAGATACAG GTAATGAAAGTCTTGCGGCACAAGTACCTCATCAACTTCTATCAGGCCATTGAGACCACATCTCGAGTATACATCATTCTGGAGCTGGCTCAGGGTGGTGACGTCCTTGAATGGATCCAGCGCTACGGGGCCTGCTCTGAGCCCCTTGCTGGCAAGTGGTTCTCCCAGCTGACCCTGGGCATTGCCTACCTGCACAGCAAGAGCATCGTGCACCG CCTGATGCCCAGCCTTTCTGCTGCTGGTAGGGACTTAAAGTTGGAGAATCTGTTGCTGGACAAGCGGGAGAATGTGAAGATATCAGACTTTGGCTTCGCCAAGATGGTGCCTTCTAACCAGCCTGTGGGTCGTAGCTCTTCTTACCGCCAAGTGAACTgcttttcccacctcagccagaCTTACTGTGGCAGCTTTGCTTATGCTTGCCCGGAGATCTTACTAGGCTTGCCCTACAACCCTTTCCTGTCTGACACCTGGAGCATGGGCGTCATCCTTTACACGCTAATGGTCGCCCGTCTGCCCTTTGATGACACCAATCTGAAAAAGCTGCTGAGAGAGACTCAGAAGGAGGTCACTTTCCCAGCTAACCATACCATCTCCCAGGAGTGCAAG AACCTGATCCACCAGATGCTACACCAAGCCACTAAGCGTgccaccattctggacatcatcAAGGATCCCTGGGTGCTCAAATTCCAGCATGAACAACCCACCCATGAGATCAGGCTGCTAGAGACCATGTGCCAGCTCCACAACACCACTAAACATCACCAATCCTTGGAAATTACGACCTGA
- the TSSK4 gene encoding testis-specific serine/threonine-protein kinase 4 isoform X4 gives MGKGDVVEAAPTTTAYHSIMDEYGYEVMKVLRHKYLINFYQAIETTSRVYIILELAQGGDVLEWIQRYGACSEPLAGKWFSQLTLGIAYLHSKSIVHRLMPSLSAAGRDLKLENLLLDKRENVKISDFGFAKMVPSNQPVGRSSSYRQVNCFSHLSQTYCGSFAYACPEILLGLPYNPFLSDTWSMGVILYTLMVARLPFDDTNLKKLLRETQKEVTFPANHTISQECKNLIHQMLHQATKRATILDIIKDPWVLKFQHEQPTHEIRLLETMCQLHNTTKHHQSLEITT, from the exons ATGGGGAAGGGAGATGTCGTAGAGGCAGCACCAACCACCACAGCCTACCACTCCATCATGGATGAATATGGTTATGAG GTAATGAAAGTCTTGCGGCACAAGTACCTCATCAACTTCTATCAGGCCATTGAGACCACATCTCGAGTATACATCATTCTGGAGCTGGCTCAGGGTGGTGACGTCCTTGAATGGATCCAGCGCTACGGGGCCTGCTCTGAGCCCCTTGCTGGCAAGTGGTTCTCCCAGCTGACCCTGGGCATTGCCTACCTGCACAGCAAGAGCATCGTGCACCG CCTGATGCCCAGCCTTTCTGCTGCTGGTAGGGACTTAAAGTTGGAGAATCTGTTGCTGGACAAGCGGGAGAATGTGAAGATATCAGACTTTGGCTTCGCCAAGATGGTGCCTTCTAACCAGCCTGTGGGTCGTAGCTCTTCTTACCGCCAAGTGAACTgcttttcccacctcagccagaCTTACTGTGGCAGCTTTGCTTATGCTTGCCCGGAGATCTTACTAGGCTTGCCCTACAACCCTTTCCTGTCTGACACCTGGAGCATGGGCGTCATCCTTTACACGCTAATGGTCGCCCGTCTGCCCTTTGATGACACCAATCTGAAAAAGCTGCTGAGAGAGACTCAGAAGGAGGTCACTTTCCCAGCTAACCATACCATCTCCCAGGAGTGCAAG AACCTGATCCACCAGATGCTACACCAAGCCACTAAGCGTgccaccattctggacatcatcAAGGATCCCTGGGTGCTCAAATTCCAGCATGAACAACCCACCCATGAGATCAGGCTGCTAGAGACCATGTGCCAGCTCCACAACACCACTAAACATCACCAATCCTTGGAAATTACGACCTGA
- the TSSK4 gene encoding testis-specific serine/threonine-protein kinase 4 isoform X5 → MNMVMRFDGSFFWGQVMKVLRHKYLINFYQAIETTSRVYIILELAQGGDVLEWIQRYGACSEPLAGKWFSQLTLGIAYLHSKSIVHRLMPSLSAAGRDLKLENLLLDKRENVKISDFGFAKMVPSNQPVGRSSSYRQVNCFSHLSQTYCGSFAYACPEILLGLPYNPFLSDTWSMGVILYTLMVARLPFDDTNLKKLLRETQKEVTFPANHTISQECKNLIHQMLHQATKRATILDIIKDPWVLKFQHEQPTHEIRLLETMCQLHNTTKHHQSLEITT, encoded by the exons ATGAATATGGTTATGAG GTTTGATGGGTCCTTCTTCTGGGGTCAGGTAATGAAAGTCTTGCGGCACAAGTACCTCATCAACTTCTATCAGGCCATTGAGACCACATCTCGAGTATACATCATTCTGGAGCTGGCTCAGGGTGGTGACGTCCTTGAATGGATCCAGCGCTACGGGGCCTGCTCTGAGCCCCTTGCTGGCAAGTGGTTCTCCCAGCTGACCCTGGGCATTGCCTACCTGCACAGCAAGAGCATCGTGCACCG CCTGATGCCCAGCCTTTCTGCTGCTGGTAGGGACTTAAAGTTGGAGAATCTGTTGCTGGACAAGCGGGAGAATGTGAAGATATCAGACTTTGGCTTCGCCAAGATGGTGCCTTCTAACCAGCCTGTGGGTCGTAGCTCTTCTTACCGCCAAGTGAACTgcttttcccacctcagccagaCTTACTGTGGCAGCTTTGCTTATGCTTGCCCGGAGATCTTACTAGGCTTGCCCTACAACCCTTTCCTGTCTGACACCTGGAGCATGGGCGTCATCCTTTACACGCTAATGGTCGCCCGTCTGCCCTTTGATGACACCAATCTGAAAAAGCTGCTGAGAGAGACTCAGAAGGAGGTCACTTTCCCAGCTAACCATACCATCTCCCAGGAGTGCAAG AACCTGATCCACCAGATGCTACACCAAGCCACTAAGCGTgccaccattctggacatcatcAAGGATCCCTGGGTGCTCAAATTCCAGCATGAACAACCCACCCATGAGATCAGGCTGCTAGAGACCATGTGCCAGCTCCACAACACCACTAAACATCACCAATCCTTGGAAATTACGACCTGA
- the TSSK4 gene encoding testis-specific serine/threonine-protein kinase 4 isoform X3: MGKGDVVEAAPTTTAYHSIMDEYGYEVGKVIGNGSYGTVYEAFYTKQKVMVAVKIISKKKASDDYLNKFLPREIQVMKVLRHKYLINFYQAIETTSRVYIILELAQGGDVLEWIQRYGACSEPLAGKWFSQLTLGIAYLHSKSIVHRLMPSLSAAGRDLKLENLLLDKRENVKISDFGFAKMVPSNQPVGRSSSYRQVNCFSHLSQTYCGSFAYACPEILLGLPYNPFLSDTWSMGVILYTLMVARLPFDDTNLKKLLRETQKEVTFPANHTISQECKVQLLIACVAQWRKTQARPLSPLL, translated from the exons ATGGGGAAGGGAGATGTCGTAGAGGCAGCACCAACCACCACAGCCTACCACTCCATCATGGATGAATATGGTTATGAGGTGGGCAAGGTCATTGGCAATGGCTCCTATGGGACAGTATATGAGGCTTTCTACACAAAGCAGAAGGTCATGGTGGCAGTCAAGATCATATCAAAGAAGAAGGCCTCTGATGACTATCTTAACAAGTTCCTGCCCCGTGAGATACAG GTAATGAAAGTCTTGCGGCACAAGTACCTCATCAACTTCTATCAGGCCATTGAGACCACATCTCGAGTATACATCATTCTGGAGCTGGCTCAGGGTGGTGACGTCCTTGAATGGATCCAGCGCTACGGGGCCTGCTCTGAGCCCCTTGCTGGCAAGTGGTTCTCCCAGCTGACCCTGGGCATTGCCTACCTGCACAGCAAGAGCATCGTGCACCG CCTGATGCCCAGCCTTTCTGCTGCTGGTAGGGACTTAAAGTTGGAGAATCTGTTGCTGGACAAGCGGGAGAATGTGAAGATATCAGACTTTGGCTTCGCCAAGATGGTGCCTTCTAACCAGCCTGTGGGTCGTAGCTCTTCTTACCGCCAAGTGAACTgcttttcccacctcagccagaCTTACTGTGGCAGCTTTGCTTATGCTTGCCCGGAGATCTTACTAGGCTTGCCCTACAACCCTTTCCTGTCTGACACCTGGAGCATGGGCGTCATCCTTTACACGCTAATGGTCGCCCGTCTGCCCTTTGATGACACCAATCTGAAAAAGCTGCTGAGAGAGACTCAGAAGGAGGTCACTTTCCCAGCTAACCATACCATCTCCCAGGAGTGCAAG GTCCAGCTGCTCATTGCCTGCGTGGCACAATGGAGAAAAACTCAGGCAAgacctctctctcccctgctctaG